A single window of Helicobacter pylori NCTC 11637 = CCUG 17874 = ATCC 43504 = JCM 12093 DNA harbors:
- a CDS encoding amino acid permease yields the protein MDNQKITHQEITQKQGELKRDMKMRHLLMIAFGGAIGTGLFVGTGGNIANAGPLGTLIAYCFGGLVVYCIMLSLGELASVYPTTGSFGDYAAKFIGPGTGYMVFWMYWLGWVITVALEYIAIGMLMQRWFVNIPIHYWVILCIALVFLLNFFSVKIFAEGEFFFSLIKVLAVIAFISIGVIGIIYQIYLHGFSSIFDNFHFGDKGFFPNGSAAVFSAMLAVIFAFTGTEVIGVAVGETKNASEVMPKAIKATLWRIVFFFLGSVFVISVFLPMNDSSIAQSPFVSVLERINLPFIGMGIPYVADIMNAVIITAMFSTANSGLYGASRMIYGLSKQKMFFKVFSQLNRQGTPTYAMFFSLSFSLIGLLVQIYAKENVVEALINVISFTVIIVWVSVSVSQYSFRKQYLKAGHSLEDLPYKAPFLPFLQLIGITGCVIGVIGSAMDKDQRIGMILTIVFAVICYIGYYFTQKANENNKKDLI from the coding sequence ATGGACAATCAAAAGATAACGCATCAAGAAATAACGCAAAAACAAGGCGAGCTTAAAAGAGACATGAAAATGCGCCATCTCTTAATGATTGCATTTGGGGGAGCGATTGGCACAGGGCTTTTTGTAGGCACTGGGGGTAATATTGCGAACGCTGGCCCTTTAGGGACCTTGATCGCTTATTGTTTTGGAGGGCTTGTGGTTTATTGCATCATGCTCTCTTTAGGCGAATTGGCTAGCGTTTATCCCACTACGGGCAGTTTTGGAGATTATGCGGCTAAATTCATAGGCCCTGGCACGGGCTATATGGTTTTTTGGATGTATTGGCTTGGCTGGGTGATCACGGTGGCGTTAGAATACATCGCTATAGGCATGCTCATGCAACGCTGGTTTGTAAATATTCCTATCCATTATTGGGTTATTTTATGCATTGCGTTAGTTTTTTTATTGAACTTTTTTTCGGTTAAAATTTTTGCCGAGGGCGAATTTTTCTTTAGCCTGATTAAAGTTTTAGCGGTGATCGCTTTTATAAGCATTGGCGTAATTGGGATCATTTATCAAATCTATTTGCATGGGTTTAGTTCTATTTTTGATAACTTCCATTTTGGCGATAAAGGGTTTTTCCCTAACGGAAGCGCAGCGGTTTTTAGCGCGATGCTCGCTGTCATTTTTGCTTTCACTGGCACAGAGGTGATTGGGGTGGCTGTGGGAGAGACTAAAAACGCTAGCGAAGTGATGCCCAAAGCGATTAAAGCGACCTTGTGGCGGATTGTCTTTTTCTTTTTAGGCTCTGTGTTTGTCATTTCTGTTTTTTTGCCCATGAACGATTCTTCTATCGCGCAAAGCCCTTTTGTGAGCGTTTTAGAGCGCATCAATTTGCCCTTTATTGGCATGGGTATCCCTTATGTGGCTGATATAATGAACGCTGTTATCATTACGGCGATGTTTTCTACCGCTAATTCAGGGCTTTATGGAGCGAGCCGCATGATTTATGGGCTGTCCAAACAAAAGATGTTTTTTAAGGTTTTTTCCCAACTCAACCGACAAGGCACGCCCACTTATGCGATGTTTTTTTCCCTTTCTTTTTCTCTCATAGGGCTTTTAGTCCAAATTTATGCCAAAGAAAATGTCGTGGAAGCTTTGATTAATGTGATCAGTTTCACGGTGATTATTGTGTGGGTTAGCGTGTCTGTTTCGCAATATTCTTTCCGCAAGCAATACTTAAAAGCCGGGCATTCTTTAGAGGATTTGCCTTATAAAGCCCCTTTCCTGCCCTTTTTGCAACTCATAGGGATCACTGGGTGTGTCATCGGCGTGATTGGTTCAGCTATGGATAAGGATCAACGCATTGGGATGATTTTAACGATTGTTTTTGCTGTTATTTGTTACATTGGATACTATTTTACACAAAAAGCTAATGAAAATAACAAAAAAGATTTGATATAA
- a CDS encoding Do family serine endopeptidase: MMKKTLFISLALALSLNAGNIQIQNMPKVKERVSVPSKDDTIYSYHDSIKDSIKAVVNISTEKKIKNNFIGGGVFNDPFFQQFFGDLGGMIPKERMERALGSGVIISKDGYIVTNNHVIDGADKIKVTIPGSNKEYSATLVGTDSESDLAVIRITKDNLPTIKFSDSNDISVGDLVFAIGNPFGVGESVTQGIVSALNKSGIGINSYENFIQTDASINPGNSGGALIDSRGGLVGINTAIISKTGGNHGIGFAIPSNMVKDIVTQLIKTGKIERGYLGVGLQDLSGDLQNSYDNKEGAVVISVEKDSPAKKAGILVWDLITEVNGKKVKNTNELRNLIGSMLPNQRVTLKVIRDKKERAFTLTLAERKNPNKKETISAQNGAQGQLNGLQVEDLTQKTKRSMRLSDDVQGVLVSQVNENSPAEQAGFRQGNIITKIEEVEVKSVADFNHALEKYKGKPKRFLVLDLNQGYRIILVK; the protein is encoded by the coding sequence ATGATGAAAAAAACCCTTTTTATCTCTTTGGCTTTAGCGTTAAGCTTGAATGCGGGCAATATCCAAATCCAAAACATGCCCAAAGTTAAAGAGCGAGTGAGTGTCCCCTCTAAAGACGATACGATCTATTCTTACCACGATTCTATTAAGGATTCGATTAAGGCGGTGGTGAATATCTCTACTGAAAAAAAGATTAAAAACAATTTTATAGGTGGCGGTGTGTTTAATGACCCCTTTTTCCAACAATTTTTTGGGGATTTGGGTGGCATGATCCCTAAAGAAAGAATGGAAAGGGCTTTAGGCAGCGGTGTCATCATTTCTAAAGACGGCTATATTGTAACTAATAACCATGTGATTGATGGCGCGGATAAGATTAAAGTGACCATTCCAGGGAGCAATAAAGAATATTCCGCTACTTTAGTAGGCACGGATTCTGAAAGCGATTTAGCCGTGATTCGCATCACTAAAGACAACTTGCCCACGATCAAATTCTCTGATTCTAACGATATTTCAGTGGGCGATTTGGTTTTTGCGATTGGTAACCCTTTTGGCGTGGGTGAAAGCGTTACTCAAGGCATTGTTTCAGCGCTCAATAAAAGCGGGATTGGGATCAACAGCTATGAGAATTTCATTCAAACAGACGCCTCTATTAATCCTGGAAATTCCGGCGGCGCTTTAATTGATAGCCGTGGAGGGTTAGTGGGGATTAATACCGCTATCATCTCTAAAACTGGGGGCAACCACGGCATTGGCTTTGCCATCCCTTCTAACATGGTTAAAGATATTGTAACCCAACTCATCAAAACCGGTAAGATTGAAAGAGGTTACTTGGGCGTGGGCTTGCAAGATTTGAGCGGCGATTTGCAAAATTCTTATGACAATAAAGAAGGGGCGGTAGTCATTAGCGTAGAAAAAGACTCCCCGGCTAAAAAAGCAGGGATTTTGGTGTGGGATTTGATCACCGAAGTCAATGGCAAAAAGGTTAAAAACACGAACGAATTGAGAAATCTAATCGGCTCTATGCTACCCAATCAAAGGGTAACCTTAAAGGTCATTAGAGACAAAAAAGAACGCGCCTTCACCCTCACACTTGCTGAAAGGAAAAACCCTAACAAAAAAGAAACCATTTCTGCTCAAAACGGCGCGCAAGGCCAATTGAACGGGCTTCAAGTAGAAGATTTAACCCAAAAAACCAAAAGGTCTATGCGTTTGAGCGATGATGTTCAAGGGGTTTTAGTCTCTCAAGTGAATGAAAATTCCCCAGCAGAGCAAGCCGGATTTAGGCAAGGTAACATTATCACAAAAATTGAAGAGGTTGAAGTTAAAAGCGTTGCGGATTTTAACCATGCTTTAGAAAAGTATAAAGGCAAACCCAAACGATTCTTAGTTTTAGATTTGAATCAAGGTTATAGGATCATTTTGGTGAAATGA
- a CDS encoding quinone-dependent dihydroorotate dehydrogenase, which translates to MLYSLLKKYLFSLDAEDAHEKVCKILRTLSSSPFLCGLIDSQWGYKNPKLENEILGLHFPNPLGLAAGFDKNASMLRALIAFGFGYLEAGTLTNKAQMGNERPRLFRHIEEESLQNAMGFNNYGAVLGVRSFKRFAPYKTPIGINLGKNKHIEQAHALEDYKAVLNKCLNIGDYYTFNLSSPNTPNLRDLQNKAFVNELFCMAKEMTHKPLFLKIAPDLETDDMLEIVNSAIESGAHGIIATNTTIDKSLVFAPKEMGGLSGKCLTKKSREIFKELAKAFFNKSILVSVGGISDAKEAYERIKMGASLLQIYSAFIYKGPNLCQNILKDLVKLLQKDGFLSVKEAIGADLR; encoded by the coding sequence ATGCTTTATTCATTGTTAAAAAAATATCTTTTTAGCCTGGACGCTGAAGACGCGCATGAAAAAGTTTGCAAGATTTTAAGAACGCTTTCTTCATCGCCTTTTTTGTGTGGTTTGATTGATTCTCAATGGGGTTATAAAAACCCAAAGCTTGAAAATGAAATTTTAGGCTTGCATTTCCCTAACCCCTTAGGTTTAGCTGCCGGTTTTGATAAAAACGCTTCCATGCTCAGGGCGTTAATTGCTTTTGGGTTTGGCTATTTAGAAGCAGGCACTCTCACCAATAAAGCGCAAATGGGGAATGAAAGACCAAGGCTTTTTAGGCACATTGAAGAAGAGTCCTTACAAAATGCGATGGGGTTCAATAATTATGGGGCGGTTTTAGGAGTAAGATCGTTTAAGCGCTTCGCCCCCTATAAAACCCCTATTGGCATCAATTTAGGCAAAAACAAACACATAGAGCAAGCGCATGCCCTAGAAGATTACAAGGCAGTTTTAAATAAATGTTTAAACATTGGCGATTATTACACTTTCAACCTTTCTTCGCCCAACACCCCTAATTTAAGGGATTTACAAAATAAAGCGTTTGTGAATGAGCTTTTTTGCATGGCTAAAGAAATGACCCATAAACCTTTATTTTTAAAAATCGCCCCGGATTTAGAAACAGATGACATGTTAGAAATTGTCAATAGCGCTATTGAATCAGGAGCGCATGGGATTATTGCGACTAACACCACGATTGATAAAAGCCTGGTGTTCGCTCCTAAAGAAATGGGGGGCTTGAGCGGGAAATGCTTGACTAAAAAAAGCCGTGAAATTTTTAAAGAATTGGCTAAAGCCTTTTTTAATAAAAGCATTCTTGTTTCTGTGGGGGGGATTAGCGATGCCAAAGAAGCTTATGAAAGGATTAAAATGGGAGCGAGTCTGTTACAAATTTATAGCGCTTTTATTTACAAAGGGCCAAATTTATGCCAAAATATTCTTAAAGATTTGGTAAAATTACTCCAAAAAGATGGATTTTTGAGCGTCAAAGAGGCTATAGGAGCGGATTTAAGATGA
- a CDS encoding RNA degradosome polyphosphate kinase, with product MNRFFNRELSWLAFNTRVLNEAKDESLPLLERLKFLAIYDTNLDEFYMIRVAGLKQLYEHKIASKGIDGASPEEQLEKIKHYLAHEIEERELEFQKIQALLFKKGLCITPYNELNLEQKAKAKTYFKEQLYALVLPFKLDSSHTFPPLANLTFALFARIKDKETQITSYALIKLPSFIFRFVELEKGLFALAEEIVEAHLEELFLEHEILDCMAFRVTCDADIAITEDEAHDYADLMSKSLRKRNQGEIVRLQTQKGSQELLKTLLASLRSFQTHSYKKHKLTGMHAYKSAIMLNLGDLWELVNHSDFKALKSPNFTPKIHPHFNENDLFKSIEKQDLLLFHPYESFEPVIDLIEQAASDPSTLSIKMTLYRVGKHSPIVKALIEAASKIQVSVLVELKARFDEESNLHWAKALERAGALVVYGVFKLKVHAKMLVITKKTDNQLRHFTHLSTGNYNPLSAKIYTDVSFFSAKNEIANDIIKLFHSLLTSSATNSALETLFMAPKQIKPKIIELIQNEMNHKQEGYIILKANALVDSEIIEWLYQASQKGVKIDLIIRGICCLKPQVKGLSENIRVYSIVGKYLEHARIYYFKHENIYFSSADLMPRNLERRVELLIPATNPKIANKLLHILEVQLKDTLKRYELNSKGCYSKVSNPNDPLNSQDYFEKQALKTF from the coding sequence TTGAATCGTTTCTTTAACCGAGAGCTTTCATGGTTAGCTTTTAACACAAGGGTTTTGAACGAAGCCAAAGATGAGAGCTTGCCTTTATTAGAGCGCTTGAAATTTTTAGCCATTTATGACACGAATTTAGACGAATTTTACATGATAAGAGTGGCAGGGCTTAAACAACTCTATGAGCATAAAATCGCCTCTAAAGGCATTGATGGCGCAAGCCCTGAAGAACAATTAGAAAAAATCAAGCATTATTTAGCGCATGAAATTGAAGAAAGGGAATTAGAATTTCAAAAAATCCAAGCCCTACTCTTTAAAAAAGGGCTTTGCATCACCCCCTATAATGAATTGAATTTAGAGCAAAAAGCTAAGGCTAAAACCTATTTTAAAGAACAACTTTATGCGTTAGTTTTGCCTTTTAAGTTGGATTCTTCGCACACTTTCCCGCCTTTAGCGAATCTGACTTTCGCGCTTTTTGCCCGCATTAAAGACAAAGAAACTCAAATTACCTCCTATGCACTCATCAAACTCCCCTCTTTTATCTTCCGTTTTGTGGAGCTAGAAAAGGGCTTGTTTGCGCTGGCTGAAGAAATCGTAGAAGCGCATTTAGAAGAATTGTTTTTAGAGCATGAGATTTTAGATTGCATGGCGTTTAGGGTAACTTGCGATGCGGATATTGCCATCACTGAAGATGAAGCGCATGATTATGCGGATTTGATGAGTAAGAGTTTGAGGAAAAGAAATCAAGGCGAAATCGTGCGCTTGCAAACCCAAAAAGGGAGTCAAGAGCTTTTAAAAACCCTTTTAGCGTCTTTAAGGAGTTTTCAAACCCACTCTTACAAAAAGCACAAACTCACCGGCATGCATGCCTATAAGAGTGCGATCATGCTCAATTTAGGGGATTTGTGGGAATTAGTCAATCATAGCGATTTTAAAGCGCTTAAATCGCCCAATTTCACGCCCAAAATCCACCCTCATTTCAATGAAAACGATCTCTTTAAATCCATAGAAAAACAAGATCTGTTGCTGTTTCATCCTTATGAAAGTTTTGAGCCTGTGATTGATCTCATAGAGCAAGCCGCTAGCGATCCGAGCACCCTTTCTATCAAAATGACGCTTTATCGTGTGGGCAAGCATTCCCCCATTGTCAAAGCCTTAATTGAAGCGGCGAGCAAGATTCAAGTGAGCGTTTTAGTGGAATTAAAAGCGCGCTTTGATGAAGAAAGTAATCTGCACTGGGCAAAAGCTTTAGAAAGGGCGGGCGCGTTAGTCGTTTATGGCGTTTTCAAACTCAAAGTGCATGCCAAAATGCTCGTAATCACTAAAAAAACAGACAACCAATTACGCCATTTCACCCATTTAAGCACGGGCAATTACAACCCTTTGAGCGCTAAAATCTATACCGATGTGAGTTTTTTTAGCGCTAAAAATGAAATCGCTAACGACATTATCAAGCTTTTTCATTCCTTGCTTACGAGCAGCGCGACTAATAGCGCCCTAGAAACGCTTTTTATGGCGCCCAAACAGATCAAGCCTAAAATCATTGAACTCATTCAAAATGAAATGAATCACAAACAAGAAGGCTATATCATTTTAAAAGCCAACGCTCTAGTGGATAGCGAAATCATTGAATGGCTCTATCAAGCCTCCCAAAAAGGGGTTAAAATCGATCTCATTATTAGAGGGATTTGCTGTTTAAAGCCCCAAGTCAAGGGATTGAGTGAAAATATCAGGGTGTATTCCATTGTGGGGAAATATTTAGAACATGCACGCATTTATTATTTTAAACATGAAAATATCTATTTTTCTAGCGCGGATTTAATGCCCAGGAATTTAGAAAGGCGCGTGGAATTGCTCATTCCCGCCACAAACCCAAAGATCGCTAATAAATTATTGCATATTTTAGAAGTCCAATTAAAAGACACCTTGAAACGCTACGAGTTAAATTCTAAAGGTTGTTATAGTAAAGTTTCAAACCCTAACGATCCTTTAAATTCGCAGGATTATTTTGAAAAACAAGCCCTTAAAACCTTTTAA
- the pgsA gene encoding CDP-diacylglycerol--glycerol-3-phosphate 3-phosphatidyltransferase, producing the protein MKVLKLLPNFLTILRIVLSLFLLFLLLNTRTYFSFLTPFHINMISSLVFLFAALTDLLDGYIARSYKAKSRFGEIFDPLADKILILSAFLGLVYLDRVNAWIPFVILGREFFISGLRVLAANEKKDIPVNALGKYKTVSQVVAISALLADVTYSYVLVAIAVFLTLYSGIDYTIKYYKS; encoded by the coding sequence ATGAAAGTTTTAAAACTCCTACCCAATTTTTTGACGATTTTACGCATTGTTTTATCCTTATTTTTATTATTTTTATTGTTAAACACGCGCACTTATTTTAGTTTTTTAACCCCCTTTCACATCAACATGATTTCTTCATTGGTTTTTTTGTTTGCCGCGCTCACGGATTTATTGGACGGCTATATCGCTAGAAGCTATAAAGCCAAATCGCGCTTTGGGGAAATCTTTGACCCTCTAGCGGATAAAATCCTTATTTTGAGCGCGTTTTTAGGGTTAGTTTATTTGGATCGTGTGAATGCGTGGATCCCGTTTGTGATTTTAGGGCGTGAATTTTTTATTTCAGGGCTTAGAGTCTTAGCCGCTAATGAAAAAAAGGATATTCCTGTCAATGCGTTAGGCAAGTATAAAACCGTTTCTCAAGTCGTAGCGATTAGCGCTTTATTGGCTGATGTAACTTACTCTTATGTGCTTGTGGCTATAGCGGTTTTTTTAACCCTTTATTCGGGGATAGATTACACGATTAAATATTATAAATCTTAA
- a CDS encoding M16 family metallopeptidase: protein MKYFSVKRLLRRCSVLSVTLGVSMHAQSYLPKHESVTLKNGLQVVSVPLENKTGVIEVDVLYKVGSRNEVMGKSGIAHMLEHLNFKSTKNLKAGEFDKIVKRFGGVSNASTSFDITRYFIKTSQANLDKSLELFAETMGSLNLKEDEFLPERQVVTEERRWRTDNSPIGMLYFRFFNTAYVYHPYHWTPIGFMDDIQNWTLKDIKKFHSLYYQPKNAIVLVVGDVNSQKVFELSKKHFESLKNLDEKAIPTPYMKEPKQDGARTAVVHKDGVHLEWVALGYKVPAFKHKDQVALDALSKLLGEGKSSWLQSELVDKKRLASQAFSHNMQLQDESVFLFIAGGNPNIKAEDLQKEIVVLLEKLKKGEITQAELDKLKINQKADFISNLESSSDVAGLFADYLVQNDIQGLTDYQRQFLDLKVSDLVRVANEYFKDTQSTTVFLKP, encoded by the coding sequence ATGAAATATTTTTCTGTTAAAAGACTTTTGAGGCGTTGTTCTGTCTTATCAGTAACCTTAGGAGTGAGCATGCACGCACAATCTTACTTACCCAAACATGAGAGCGTTACCTTAAAAAACGGGTTGCAAGTCGTGAGCGTCCCCTTAGAAAATAAAACCGGGGTTATAGAAGTGGATGTGCTTTATAAAGTCGGCTCTAGAAACGAAGTCATGGGCAAGAGCGGGATTGCTCACATGTTGGAGCATTTGAATTTTAAAAGCACCAAAAACCTTAAAGCCGGCGAATTTGATAAGATCGTTAAGCGTTTTGGGGGCGTGAGTAACGCTTCTACAAGTTTTGATATTACACGCTATTTCATTAAAACCAGTCAAGCTAACTTGGATAAGTCTTTAGAATTGTTCGCTGAAACCATGGGTTCTTTGAATTTAAAAGAAGATGAGTTTTTGCCTGAGCGTCAAGTAGTCACTGAAGAAAGGCGATGGCGCACCGATAATTCCCCTATCGGCATGCTTTATTTCCGCTTTTTTAACACCGCTTATGTCTATCACCCCTACCATTGGACGCCCATCGGTTTTATGGACGATATTCAAAACTGGACTTTAAAAGACATTAAAAAATTCCATTCGCTCTATTATCAGCCTAAAAACGCTATCGTTTTGGTGGTAGGTGATGTCAATTCCCAAAAGGTTTTTGAATTGAGTAAAAAGCATTTTGAATCCTTAAAAAACCTTGATGAAAAAGCTATCCCCACCCCTTATATGAAAGAGCCTAAGCAAGATGGAGCCAGAACGGCAGTCGTGCATAAAGATGGGGTCCATTTAGAATGGGTGGCCCTTGGATATAAAGTGCCTGCTTTCAAGCATAAAGATCAAGTCGCCTTAGACGCGTTAAGCAAGCTTTTAGGCGAAGGCAAAAGCTCGTGGTTGCAAAGCGAATTAGTGGATAAAAAACGCTTGGCTTCTCAAGCTTTCTCACACAACATGCAATTACAAGATGAAAGCGTGTTTTTATTCATTGCGGGGGGTAATCCTAATATCAAAGCCGAAGATTTACAAAAAGAAATCGTAGTGCTTTTAGAAAAGCTTAAAAAAGGCGAAATCACTCAAGCGGAGTTAGACAAACTCAAAATCAATCAAAAAGCTGACTTTATTTCTAATTTAGAAAGTTCTAGCGATGTTGCGGGGCTTTTTGCGGACTATTTAGTGCAAAACGATATTCAAGGCTTGACGGATTACCAGCGACAATTTTTGGATTTAAAAGTGAGCGATTTGGTGCGTGTGGCCAATGAATATTTTAAAGACACCCAATCAACCACCGTGTTTTTGAAACCTTAA
- a CDS encoding enoyl-ACP reductase produces the protein MNGSNHMKNKTLVISGATRGIGKAILYRFAQSGVNIAFTYNKNVEEANKIIEDVEQKYSIKAKAYPLNVLEPEQYTELFKQIDADFDRVDFFISNAIIYGRSVVGGFAPFMRLKPKGLNNIYTATVLAFVVGAQEAAKRMQKIGGGAIVSLSSTGNLVYMPNYAGHGNSKNAVETMVKYAAVDLGEFNIRVNAVSGGPIDTDALKAFPDYVEIKEKVEEQSPLKRMGNPNDLAGAAYFLCDETQSGWLTGQTIVVDGGTTFK, from the coding sequence ATGAATGGTTCCAATCACATGAAAAATAAAACCCTAGTGATCAGCGGCGCGACTAGAGGGATTGGCAAGGCGATATTGTATCGCTTCGCTCAAAGCGGCGTGAATATCGCTTTCACTTACAATAAAAATGTTGAAGAAGCCAACAAAATCATAGAAGATGTGGAGCAAAAATATTCCATTAAAGCCAAAGCCTACCCTCTTAATGTTTTAGAGCCTGAGCAATACACAGAGCTTTTCAAGCAAATTGACGCTGATTTTGACAGAGTGGATTTTTTTATTTCTAACGCTATTATTTATGGGCGCTCTGTCGTGGGCGGATTTGCGCCGTTTATGCGATTAAAACCTAAGGGGTTAAACAATATTTACACAGCCACCGTGTTAGCGTTTGTGGTAGGGGCTCAAGAAGCGGCAAAACGCATGCAAAAAATAGGCGGCGGAGCGATCGTGAGCTTAAGCTCTACCGGGAATTTGGTCTATATGCCCAATTACGCCGGGCATGGCAATTCTAAAAATGCCGTAGAAACCATGGTCAAATACGCTGCTGTGGATTTAGGCGAATTTAACATTAGAGTGAATGCGGTTAGTGGTGGGCCTATTGATACAGACGCTTTGAAAGCTTTCCCTGATTATGTGGAGATTAAAGAAAAAGTAGAAGAGCAATCGCCCCTAAAACGCATGGGCAATCCTAACGATCTAGCCGGAGCGGCTTATTTTTTATGCGATGAAACCCAAAGCGGTTGGCTTACAGGGCAAACGATCGTTGTAGATGGCGGGACCACTTTTAAATAA
- the dapA gene encoding 4-hydroxy-tetrahydrodipicolinate synthase, with translation MQFHSSSALITPFKKDLSVDEAAYEALIKRQILQGMDACVPVGTTGESATLTHKEHMRCIEIAIETCKNTKTLSNSRMKVLAGVGSNATSESLSLAKFAQKIGADAILCVSPYYNRPTQQGLFEHYKTIAQSVEIPVMLYDVPSRTGVSIEVPTALKLFREVPNIKAIKEASGSLKRVTELHYYEKDFKIFSGEDSLNHSIMFSGGCGVISVTGNLMPNLISQMVNCALKQKYQQALEIQNKLFCLHQALFVETNPIPIKMAMHLAGLIENPSYRLPLVAPSKETIKLLEKTLQQYEVIA, from the coding sequence ATGCAATTTCATTCATCTAGCGCGTTAATTACGCCTTTTAAAAAAGATTTGAGCGTTGATGAGGCCGCTTATGAAGCCTTGATCAAGCGCCAAATTCTTCAGGGCATGGACGCATGCGTGCCTGTTGGCACAACAGGAGAATCCGCCACGCTCACCCACAAAGAGCATATGCGTTGCATTGAAATCGCCATAGAAACTTGCAAAAACACTAAAACGCTCTCAAATTCGCGCATGAAAGTGTTAGCCGGCGTGGGCAGTAACGCCACGAGCGAGTCCCTTTCTTTAGCAAAGTTCGCTCAAAAAATCGGCGCGGATGCGATTTTATGCGTAAGCCCCTATTATAACCGCCCCACCCAACAAGGCTTGTTTGAACATTATAAAACCATCGCTCAATCAGTGGAAATCCCTGTCATGCTTTATGATGTGCCAAGTAGAACAGGCGTGTCTATTGAAGTCCCAACCGCTCTCAAACTCTTTAGAGAAGTCCCTAACATTAAAGCCATTAAAGAAGCGTCTGGCTCTTTGAAAAGAGTAACAGAATTGCATTATTATGAAAAAGATTTTAAAATTTTTAGTGGGGAAGATTCGCTCAACCACTCCATCATGTTTTCAGGGGGGTGCGGCGTGATTTCAGTGACCGGTAATTTAATGCCTAATCTGATTTCACAAATGGTCAATTGCGCGCTCAAACAAAAATACCAACAAGCCCTAGAAATCCAAAATAAGCTTTTTTGTTTGCACCAAGCCCTTTTTGTAGAAACAAATCCCATCCCTATTAAAATGGCTATGCATTTAGCCGGCTTGATTGAAAACCCAAGTTACAGACTGCCTTTAGTGGCTCCAAGCAAAGAAACGATCAAACTTTTAGAAAAAACTTTACAACAATATGAGGTAATTGCATGA